The Raphanus sativus cultivar WK10039 chromosome 2, ASM80110v3, whole genome shotgun sequence DNA segment ATGAGCTGGATCCCGAGATCAAGTCCATCGTGATGCTAAGCGATGCTTACGGAGCCGAAGGGGAGCTGGGGATTGTCTTGTCGGATAAGTTCATGGAGCACGATGCTTACTGCATGTTTGATGCTCTCATGAGTGGAGCTAACGGTTGTGTCTCCATGGCTGGATTTTTCGCTTactctccagcttccggatcacaCACTGGTTTGCCTCCCGTTCTCGAGGCCTGCACTGCGTTTTACAATCTTTTGTCGTTTGTTGATTCGTCTCTGCATAGCCATTTGGTGGAACTCGGAGTTGAGCCTCAGTACTTTGGTCTTCGTTGGTTAAGAGTTTTGTTTGGGAGAGAGTTTTTGCTTCAGGATCTGTTGGTAGTGTGGGATGAGATCTTCTCAGCTGATAACACGGCGAGAACGGATGAGGATAGAAACAGTACAAGCCACAGCTTCATGATCTTTGATTCTCATCGTGGAGCTTTGATCGCAGGAATGGCGGTTTCGATGATACTGTGTTTGAGATCTTCTCTGCTCGCTACTGAGAACGCAGCTTCTTGTCTCCAGAGACTGCTCAATCTCCCGGAGAAGATTGATGTGAGGAAGGTGATAGAGAAAGCCAAGTCATTACAAGCATTGGCTTTGGATGAGGATGTACGGTCATCAGCTCTATCTGTGAACAACGTCTTTGATCAGAGCGTGAGTCCTGCAATACCGGCGAGGACTAATAGCTTCCCTTCGGGATCAACTTCGCCTAAGTCTCCGTTGATCATTACACCGCAGAGTTACTGGGAAGAGAAATGGAGAGTTCTTACCGCGGAGGAAGAGAAACAGACTCCTtcaacaccaccaccaccgaagAAAAAGGCGTCATGGTTCAAGGTGAAAAGGCTTTTCAGAGCAGAGTCTGAGCCTACACACAGCGCCAAGACAGAAAGCAAAGCTAGTTTAGCGTCAGTGGCGCGGAACTTGCTGGAAGATTTTAATCGGCAGGCCGTTCCTGAACCTGAGGAAGCTAATGCAGTTGCTGTTGTGAACAATGAAGCTAATAGAGTAGAAGTTGCGAGCAATGAAGATAGATCAGTTCAAGAAACCGAGGAAGCTAATAGAGAAGATGGTTCAGCTGAAGAAACCGAGAAAGCTAATAGAGAAGATGTTGTGAACAATGAAGATAGTTCAGTTACAGAAACCGAGGAAAGAAATGTGGATTTTGTATCTGCTGGTGAAGAGAGCATAGCAGCAGTTGAGGAGAATTCATCTGATGTCCTCTCAGATTCAAACAGTCCACTCAGACATTCAAACTCCATCGAGAATGATTCAGATAGCAGCATTGGGTCGATTCTGTTTGCTAATGAAAAGGTTGAAGATCAAGAAACAAGCGCAGTAGATGTAGATTCGCCTCTTCCCGTTTCCTCTCAACCGAGCATTGAGTTTCCTGTGCCTCAGTGTAATGACGAAGAGGACACGGCAGATAAATCTGTGGCCGCAAGCAAGGAGCGTAACAAGGTTTTACCAGGGAAGTTCCAGTGGTTCTGGAAGTTTGGACGCAATCTCACGGGCGAGGAGACAAGATCCAATGGTGTTGAAAGTAGTAAGAGCGGTTTGGTGAGCTCTTCTGAGTCGCATTCTTCTCCACAGGCTTCATCTTCGAGCAGCAAAGGAGACACGGATCAGAATGTTATGAATACACTAAAGAACCTTGGCAATTCCATGCTAGAACACATTCAGGTACAGACTCAGCTACTCTTTTAGATGATAATAGCAAATGACACGTTCTAATAACTTTTTGACCAAATGTTTCAGGTGATGGAGTCTGTTTTCCAGCAAGAACGAGGTCAGGTTCAGGCAGGATTAGTTGAGAACATATCTAAGGCCAACTTGGTCGAAAAGGGACAAGTCACAGCCACGACAGCTCTCAAGGAGCTTCGGAAGATCAGTAATCTTTTGTTGGAAATGTGATGAACATTTTTGTTGATTCTTCGTGTTCAACCCCTCTGTATATGTACATACGTCCTATTTTTTGTAAAGTATTTTTAGAGCacgtaataaataaaaaggaaatgtCTTATCAGCTTACTATCTTCATGAAATTTTGATGTAGAACCCTGTCCATGTCTAAGATGATATAAATAAAGACGTCCAGTATATTGAGTTCCTCTGCATTGAACAATAAAAGGCAAAAGGATGAAAACTGTAGCTCACATACATTAAAGTTGTTGGAAGATTCGAGTCTTAAGTTTACTATTTTCTGTACTTTCTCACATACGAGATCAAAGACGACAGAAgataagagaagaaaacaagagTCTAATCTATGTTGTGGAAGCCAGGGAGAAGTGAAGTTATGAAGCCGAAAACTATCATCTGAATCTCTTTGACTATTCCCCACCATTGATTCCCCTGTTGTCTTGCATCCACATTTTCGTTTGCGTTTGCTCTGTTCCCGTTTTCACCTTCATTCTCTTGTCCCTCTgcacaaagaaataaaaaaagataaaacaaaattgCTGCTACATAAGTTGATGGCTTCAGTTAATAATACCATGGGAGAAAGAGAGATGGCAAAGTAGTATTACCGGGGACCGCATCTCCGTTAAGTGGGACAGCAGCAGCGGGGTCATTATCAGCTCTGGCAGCAACAGGTGGTTGAGGTCGAGGTGGTGGTACAGCGGCTCTATGCATACCTTGTGAGAGCCATCGGACAAAAGGTGCAAGGGCTCCAGTTTGGTATCTGTCAAGTTTCCCAAAACCAAACATACATCAATTAATGGGAGGCTTTAAACACCAGCAAATCATGCATTTGAGAGGTCGTTGAATACCAATAAAGATATACCAGCAGCATAAGAAAGAAATCAAAAACACCAGATTCTGGAGGCTGACTTACAAGTAGATGATGGTAGCGAAAATCACAAGGACAGCAAGCCTCTGTCTCGAACCATCTTGGTTGAAGAGAAAGATGACAGCAGCAAGCTTGAGAATGAGGAATATGTCAAGCTGAAAGGCGATCTCGAATCTCCGTACAACAACTTgcctttgttgttgttgtgcaGGCTGTTGCGGCTGCTGACCTTGCCCAGCTTGGGCTTGGTTCTCTCCCCCAGCCTCAGTCCCATTGCTTGGTCTAGCTCTAAGCAAAccataaaaaaagtaaaaaccatCAACACAAGTGATTTGACCTAAACAATGGTTTTGGATTCAAAGGGATGAACTAAGCAATGAATATGGAAGGGAAGTGAGTACTTACGTGGGAAGATTGTAAGTGAGAGGGATAAGATAATTAGAGGGAAGAGATCCAAATTGATGATGATGCACAGGAACCGCATAGATCCCAGCTCCCCGGTTCGTTTGTTCATCGTAATGCCCTGGATTCAATCCTGGATACATTGGAGCTCGATCTGGATTCtggaaaaaaacgaaaaaaattgaaatcatgagTCAAATTCACGATTcttattatcatcatcatcactaatCCAAATCAAAGGACTATTAAATCAGACGCAAAATCAACAATTTTGAAGGAAGCAAGTGACGACAAACCTGAGGCTTGATCCCAGAATCATCGGGTTTCTTATCAGAAGGAGAAGGTTGCTGTGAAGCTGAAGGAGACGTCTTCTGGGGTTCTTCCgacattttttttaatcaaaaaggaTTGTACTGTATACCCGACGCAGAAGCTCTTTTTCTCTATTGAATCCGCCAAATCAAATCGTTTGT contains these protein-coding regions:
- the LOC108842479 gene encoding uncharacterized protein LOC108842479, which translates into the protein MFPSEIEPSMPESDIHFANLRGVRWRVNLGVLPFQASSIDHLRKATAESRRRYACLRRRLLIDPHLSKDLRNSPDLSIDNPLSQNPDSTWGRFFRNAELEKTLDQDLSRLYPEHWRYFQAPGCQGMLRRILLLWCLKHPEYGYRQGMHELLAPLLYVLHVDVERLSEVRKSYEDHFTDKFDGLSFEERDVTYNFDFKKLLEDFADDEEVGGVHGSSKKIVSLDELDPEIKSIVMLSDAYGAEGELGIVLSDKFMEHDAYCMFDALMSGANGCVSMAGFFAYSPASGSHTGLPPVLEACTAFYNLLSFVDSSLHSHLVELGVEPQYFGLRWLRVLFGREFLLQDLLVVWDEIFSADNTARTDEDRNSTSHSFMIFDSHRGALIAGMAVSMILCLRSSLLATENAASCLQRLLNLPEKIDVRKVIEKAKSLQALALDEDVRSSALSVNNVFDQSVSPAIPARTNSFPSGSTSPKSPLIITPQSYWEEKWRVLTAEEEKQTPSTPPPPKKKASWFKVKRLFRAESEPTHSAKTESKASLASVARNLLEDFNRQAVPEPEEANAVAVVNNEANRVEVASNEDRSVQETEEANREDGSAEETEKANREDVVNNEDSSVTETEERNVDFVSAGEESIAAVEENSSDVLSDSNSPLRHSNSIENDSDSSIGSILFANEKVEDQETSAVDVDSPLPVSSQPSIEFPVPQCNDEEDTADKSVAASKERNKVLPGKFQWFWKFGRNLTGEETRSNGVESSKSGLVSSSESHSSPQASSSSSKGDTDQNVMNTLKNLGNSMLEHIQVMESVFQQERGQVQAGLVENISKANLVEKGQVTATTALKELRKISNLLLEM
- the LOC108842481 gene encoding uncharacterized protein LOC108842481; translated protein: MSEEPQKTSPSASQQPSPSDKKPDDSGIKPQNPDRAPMYPGLNPGHYDEQTNRGAGIYAVPVHHHQFGSLPSNYLIPLTYNLPTARPSNGTEAGGENQAQAGQGQQPQQPAQQQQRQVVVRRFEIAFQLDIFLILKLAAVIFLFNQDGSRQRLAVLVIFATIIYLYQTGALAPFVRWLSQGMHRAAVPPPRPQPPVAARADNDPAAAVPLNGDAVPEGQENEGENGNRANANENVDARQQGNQWWGIVKEIQMIVFGFITSLLPGFHNID